From the Musa acuminata AAA Group cultivar baxijiao chromosome BXJ3-7, Cavendish_Baxijiao_AAA, whole genome shotgun sequence genome, one window contains:
- the LOC135643336 gene encoding probable histone acetyltransferase HAC-like 1 isoform X3: MSSTSIQRQFSQMIPTPAIDNQKAVSANSEFSDGAGFNSTESTVALRSFQQKQFFASQSSHILHSLGAQIGAEMRSNVLHKSSPYGFSNGLVNGALGLIGNNMQLSRPAASESFLSPNIYASSPKPLQQNIERQHHHSRMPTSLSQQISPMITDDYTVKTTDEILHRSDSSGLSVMNNMNSVSLHLQSRANSGLLNHHASLQSMQLPLNTRPQLLDHSEKTNYRSSQSTTELLLQSQQHLQQSPQQPNQAYAQFVHNQLQLPQRHQQSMQNQQLTLKNGPLRKSSMTSNVGEQLVAAHANVACSESLSLSAAQQVQSSELQTRHQPNTFAEGHSKSAQFLGYLPSCQDFQVSVSEDSQQLLHPHLQSDGVLDNFGWISSGSQAELMQFQWHPQSLQKVQMPEKPSCQLQEEFHQRRTGQDKAPQSHLSAREVNYRRDKSMRQHNYLKQMRWLLFLHHARRCPSIKGLCKEANCTKAQELVVHMDICNSEQCKFPRCFQSRKLVEHIRNCQAADCPVCIPVRDRIAANYKAHACALSDTVLMSEIKICANGIKTDTIPPEYSEDSQPASKRVKIQNISLFPNSEALEVCVPSGNEQYDFQEAQAPECKQTIVKISANSEVIVKMEEPSGPGQEKLPIFGSDINENMSFTSCEKDNSVSNPVNSHVKQETMVVDMLLDQVASGVKQNPDNQSTDQVTVSKSGKPKIKGVSLIELFTPEQIKEHIIGLRQWIGQSKAKAERNQAMECLMTENSCQLCAVEKLIFEPPPIYCSRCGARIKRNAFYYTIGSGETRLYVCTPCYNEARGDTIEAEGSTFLKTKLEKKRNDEETEEWWVQCDKCETWQHQICALFNGRRNDGEAEYTCPSCYMQEIESGERKPLPQSAVLGAKDLPRTFLSDHIEQRLFKRLKQERQERSRHLGKTFDEVPSAEGLVVRVVSSVDKKLEVKQQFLEIFQEENYPKEFPYKSKAILLFQKIEGVEVCLFGMYVQEFSSECSFPNQRRVYLSYLDSVKYFRPEIKTVTGEALRTFVYHEILIGYLEYCKKRGFTSCYIWACPPLKGEDYILYCHPEIQKTPKSDKLREWYLTMLRKAAKENIAVDLTNLYDHFFVTMGESKAKVTAARLPYFDGDYWPGAAEDMITQLRHEEDCRKQLKKGKTKKTIMKRALKAVGQTDLSGNASKDALLMQKLGETICPMKEDFIMVHLQYACTHCCILMVSGTRWVCSQCKNFQLCDKCHEAEQRVDERDRHPTNSREKHTLYPVEINDVAQDTKDKDDILESEFFDTRQAFLSLCQGNHYQYDTLRRAKHSSMMVLYHLHNPTAPAFVTTCLVCHHDIESGHGWRCEICPDFDVCNTCYQKGGIDHPHMLTNHPSMVDHDAQNKEARAKRVLQLRKMLDLLVHASQCRSPQCQYPNCRKVKGLFRHGIQCKIRASGGCVLCKKMWYLLQIHSRACKESDCGVPRCRDLKEHLRRLQQQSDSRRRAAVMEMMRQRAAEVAANTN, encoded by the exons ATGTCATCAACAAGCATACAAAGACAATTTAGTCAAATGATACCAACTCCTGCAATTGATAATCAAAAGGCAGTATCTGCAAACTCTGAGTTTTCTGATGGAGCTGGATTTAATAGCACTGAGTCTACAGTGGCTCTTCGGTCATTCCAACAAAAGCAATTTTTTGCGAGTCAAAGCAGCCATATATTGCATAGTCTTGGTGCTCAAATTGGTGCTGAAATGAGGTCCAATGTTCTGCACAAGAGTTCCCCTTATGGGTTCTCAAATGGACTTGTAAATGGTGCATTAGGATTAATTGGGAACAACATGCAACTAAGTCGGCCTGCAGCATCTGAGAGTTTCCTGAGCCCAAATATTTATGCTAGTTCTCCAAAGCCTCTGCAGCAGAACATTGAGCGGCAACATCACCATTCAAGGATGCCAA CATCATTATCGCAACAAATATCACCTATGATTACTGATGATTATACAGTGAAGACGACTGATGAGATCCTTCATAGATCTGATTCATCTGGTTTGTCTGTTATGAACAACATGAATTCTGTAAGTTTGCATCTACAGTCAAGAGCAAACTCAGGGTTGCTAAATCATCATGCGAGTTTACAGTCTATGCAACTTCCTCTGAATACAAGACCTCAGTTGCTTGATCATTCAGAGAAAACGAATTACCGGTCATCCCAATCTACCACGGAGCTTCTGCTTCAATCACAACAGCATTTGCAGCAATCTCCACAGCAGCCTAATCAAGcttatgcacagtttgttcataaCCAGCTCCAACTACCACAGAGACATCAGCAAAGCATGCAGAACCAACAACTAACACTAAAGAATGGTCCTTTGAGAAAGTCTTCAATGACTTCAAATGTTGGTGAGCAGCTAGTGGCTGCTCATGCGAATGTGGCCTGTTCTGAATCTTTGAGTCTGTCAGCAGCTCAACAGGTCCAATCTTCAGAATTACAGACTCGACACCAGCCAAATACTTTTGCTGAAGGTCATTCTAAAAGTGCTCAATTTCTTGGTTACTTGCCCAGCTGTCAAGATTTTCAAGTTTCTGTCTCAGAGGACTCGCAGCAGTTGTTGCATCCACACCTGCAGTCTGATGGTGTTTTGGATAACTTTGGATGGATATCTAGTGGATCGCAAGCAGAACTCATGCAGTTTCAGTGGCATCCTCAATCATTACAGAAAGTGCAAATGCCAGAGAAACCATCATGCCAACTTCAGGAGGAGTTTCATCAAAGAAGAACAGGTCAAGATAAAGCTCCGCAATCTCATCTCTCTGCTAGAGAAGTGAATTATAGACGTGACAAATCTATGAGgcaacataattatttgaaacaaATGAGGTGGCTATTGTTTCTGCATCATGCTCGCAGGTGTCCATCAATAAAGGGACTGTGTAAAGAAGCTAACTGCACAAAAGCTCAGGAGCTAGTTGTGCATATGGATATCTGTAACAGTGAGCAGTGTAAGTTTCCACGTTGTTTCCAATCTAGGAAACTTGTCGAGCATATCCGTAATTGCCAAGCAGCTGATTGTCCTGTCTGCATTCCAGTACGTGATCGTATAGCAGCAAACTATAAGGCACATGCTTGTGCTTTGTCTGATACTGTTTTGATGAGTGAAATAAAAATATGTGCTAATGGAATAAAAACAGATACAATTCCTCCTGAATATTCCGAGGACAGTCAGCCTGCATCTAAGCGCGTGAAGATTCAAAATATATCTCTTTTTCCTAACAGTGAAGCTTTGGAAGTCTGTGTTCCTTCTGGGAATGAGCAATATGATTTCCAGGAGGCACAGGCCCCAGAGTGCAAACAAACCATTGTGAAGATATCTGCTAATTCTGAGGTCATTGTTAAAATGGAAGAACCTTCTGGTCCTGGACAAGAAAAATTACCAATTTTTGGCAGTGATATCAATGAGAATATGAGTTTTACGAGCTGTGAAAAGGACAACAGTGTTTCTAACCCTGTCAACTCTCATGTCAAGCAGGAAACTATGGTAGTTGATATGCTGTTGGATCAGGTTGCCTCTGGAGTCAAGCAGAATCCAGATAACCAATCAACAGACCAAGTAACTGTAAGTAAATCAGGGAAGCCAAAGATCAAAGGAGTCTCGTTGATTGAATTGTTCACTCCGGAACAAATTAAGGAGCATATAATTGGTCTGAGGCAATGGATTGGTCAG AGTAAGGCCAAAGCTGAAAGGAATCAAGCAATGGAGTGCTTGATGACTGAGAACTCGTGCCAGCTTTGTGCAGTGGAAAAACTCATTTTTGAGCCCCCTCCAATATATTGTTCTCGATGTGGTGCTCGAATAAAGCGAAATGCATTTTATTATACAATTGGAAGTGGTGAAACCCGTCTCTACGTTTGTACACCATGCTATAATGAGGCTCGAGGTGACACTATAGAAGCTGAAGGATCTACATTCTTAAAGACAAAGCTTGAGAAGAAGAGAAATGATGAGGAAACTGAAGAATGG TGGGTGCAATGTGATAAATGTGAAACTTGGCAACATCAAATATGTGCTCTATTTAATGGTCGAAGAAATGATGGAGAAGCCGAATACACTTGCCCTAGTTGCTACATGCAGGAGATAGAAAGTGGTGAACGCAAGCCCTTGCCCCAGAGTGCTGTTCTTGGTGCAAAAGATTTGCCAAGAACTTTTCTCAGTGATCACATAGAACAACGGCTTTTTAAACGGCTTAAGCAGGAGAGGCAAGAGAGATCCAGGCATCTTGGGAAAACTTTTGATGAG GTGCCATCAGCTGAAGGGCTTGTAGTTAGGGTTGTATCATCTGTTGACAAAAAATTGGAAGTAAAGCAGCAATTTCTCGAGATATTTCAGGAGGAAAATTACCCTAAAGAGTTTCCCTATAAATCCAAG GCTATATTGTTGTTTCAGAAGATAGAAGGTGTAGAAGTATGCCTATTTGGGATGTATGTTCAAGAATTTAGTTCAGAATGCTCTTTCCCTAACCAACGGCGTGTCTATCTTTCATATTTAGATTCCGTCAAGTACTTCAGGCCTGAAATCAAAACAGTGACTGGGGAAGCTTTACGGACTTTTGTTTATCATGAAATTCTG ATTGGATATCTTGAATATTGCAAGAAACGGGGGTTCACCAGTTGTTACATTTGGGCTTGCCCTCCTTTGAAGGGTGAAGACTACATACTGTACTGCCACCCTGAGATTCAGAAGACCCCAAAATCTGACAAACTCAGGGAATG GTACTTAACTATGCTTCGAAAAGCTGCTAAGGAGAATATTGCAGTTGACCTGACTAACTTGTATGATCATTTCTTTGTAACTATGGGGGAGAGCAAGGCTAAAGTAACCGCAGCTCGTTTGCCATATTTTGATGGAGATTATTGGCCTGGTGCAGCTGAGGATATGATTACCCAACTTCGCCACGAGGAAGATTGTAGAAAACAACTAAAGAAAGGAAAAACGAAAAAGACTATTATGAAAAGGGCTTTAAAAGCTGTTGGTCAAACTGATCTTTCTGGAAACGCTTCTAAGGATGCATTGTTGATGCAAAAA CTTGGTGAAACCATATGCCCTATGAAGGAAGATTTTATAATGGTCCATTTGCAGTATGCTTGCACCCATTGTTGCATACTTATGGTATCTGGGACACGATGGGTCTGCAGTCAATGCAAAAACTTTCAACTTTGTGACAA GTGCCACGAAGCAGAACAAAGAGTTGATGAAAGGGATAGACATCCTACTAATAGTAGGGAAAAGCATACTCTGTATCCA GTTGAAATAAATGATGTCGCTCAGGATACAAAAGACAAAGATGATATCTTAGAAAGTGAATTTTTTGACACCAGGCAGGCATTTCTGAGTCTTTGTCAAGGAAACCATTATCAATATGATACTCTTCGCCGTGCTAagcattcatcaatgatggttttatATCACCTCCATAATCCTACTGCGCCTGCATTTGTGACCACATGCCTTGTCTGCCATCATGATATTGAATCTGGTCACGGCTGGCGTTGTGAAATTTGTCcggattttgatgtatgcaatacttgttatCAAAAAGGTGGTATCGATCATCCTCATATGTTGACTAATCATCCATCGATGGTTGATCATGATGCACAAAACAAAGAAGCTCGGGCAAAACGAGTCTTACAG CTTAGGAAAATGCTAGATCTTTTGGTCCATGCTTCGCAATGTCGCTCTCCTCAATGTCAATATCCTAACTGCCGTAAAGTTAAAGGTCTTTTCCGGCATGGTATACAATGCAAGATACGTGCTTCAGGCGGTTGTGTTCTGTGTAAAAAGATGTGGTATCTCCTTCAAATACACTCTCGTGCTTGTAAAGAATCAGACTGCGGTGTACCGCGATGCAG AGATCTGAAAGAACATTTGAGAAGGTTGCAGCAGCAATCTGATTCCCGGCGGAGGGCTGCAGTCATGGAGATGATGAGACAGCGTGCTGCTGAGGTTGCTGCGAATACCAATTAG
- the LOC135643336 gene encoding probable histone acetyltransferase HAC-like 1 isoform X1, producing the protein MTAHAHLSGQISTQMSTQVSTQVSVPSQQLGSYLMPQMQSLGPRPMDSELQNVRSSMRQKIYKILQRRTQALSEEWVRRLPEVVRRLEERIFKDSTRDIYLNLALEPVEHHLFSVIKNVLNNNRPLSHHITSSASSTTSPTPGILNNGSTNAATSVQLENPTITATGTIVATQTTANMGNLISTTNGPTDAGNNASLNTSDGTVSNGYQHQAANFGLGSCTSSVMSSTSIQRQFSQMIPTPAIDNQKAVSANSEFSDGAGFNSTESTVALRSFQQKQFFASQSSHILHSLGAQIGAEMRSNVLHKSSPYGFSNGLVNGALGLIGNNMQLSRPAASESFLSPNIYASSPKPLQQNIERQHHHSRMPTSLSQQISPMITDDYTVKTTDEILHRSDSSGLSVMNNMNSVSLHLQSRANSGLLNHHASLQSMQLPLNTRPQLLDHSEKTNYRSSQSTTELLLQSQQHLQQSPQQPNQAYAQFVHNQLQLPQRHQQSMQNQQLTLKNGPLRKSSMTSNVGEQLVAAHANVACSESLSLSAAQQVQSSELQTRHQPNTFAEGHSKSAQFLGYLPSCQDFQVSVSEDSQQLLHPHLQSDGVLDNFGWISSGSQAELMQFQWHPQSLQKVQMPEKPSCQLQEEFHQRRTGQDKAPQSHLSAREVNYRRDKSMRQHNYLKQMRWLLFLHHARRCPSIKGLCKEANCTKAQELVVHMDICNSEQCKFPRCFQSRKLVEHIRNCQAADCPVCIPVRDRIAANYKAHACALSDTVLMSEIKICANGIKTDTIPPEYSEDSQPASKRVKIQNISLFPNSEALEVCVPSGNEQYDFQEAQAPECKQTIVKISANSEVIVKMEEPSGPGQEKLPIFGSDINENMSFTSCEKDNSVSNPVNSHVKQETMVVDMLLDQVASGVKQNPDNQSTDQVTVSKSGKPKIKGVSLIELFTPEQIKEHIIGLRQWIGQSKAKAERNQAMECLMTENSCQLCAVEKLIFEPPPIYCSRCGARIKRNAFYYTIGSGETRLYVCTPCYNEARGDTIEAEGSTFLKTKLEKKRNDEETEEWWVQCDKCETWQHQICALFNGRRNDGEAEYTCPSCYMQEIESGERKPLPQSAVLGAKDLPRTFLSDHIEQRLFKRLKQERQERSRHLGKTFDEVPSAEGLVVRVVSSVDKKLEVKQQFLEIFQEENYPKEFPYKSKAILLFQKIEGVEVCLFGMYVQEFSSECSFPNQRRVYLSYLDSVKYFRPEIKTVTGEALRTFVYHEILIGYLEYCKKRGFTSCYIWACPPLKGEDYILYCHPEIQKTPKSDKLREWYLTMLRKAAKENIAVDLTNLYDHFFVTMGESKAKVTAARLPYFDGDYWPGAAEDMITQLRHEEDCRKQLKKGKTKKTIMKRALKAVGQTDLSGNASKDALLMQKLGETICPMKEDFIMVHLQYACTHCCILMVSGTRWVCSQCKNFQLCDKCHEAEQRVDERDRHPTNSREKHTLYPVEINDVAQDTKDKDDILESEFFDTRQAFLSLCQGNHYQYDTLRRAKHSSMMVLYHLHNPTAPAFVTTCLVCHHDIESGHGWRCEICPDFDVCNTCYQKGGIDHPHMLTNHPSMVDHDAQNKEARAKRVLQLRKMLDLLVHASQCRSPQCQYPNCRKVKGLFRHGIQCKIRASGGCVLCKKMWYLLQIHSRACKESDCGVPRCRDLKEHLRRLQQQSDSRRRAAVMEMMRQRAAEVAANTN; encoded by the exons CAAGTGTCTGTCCCATCCCAGCAGCTTGGAAGTTACTTGATGCCTCAGATGCAGAGTCTTGGACCAAGACCCATGGATTCTGAACTTCAGAATGTTCGCTCTAGCATGCGGCAGAAGAT CTACAAAATTCTTCAAAGAAGAACTCAAGCACTTTCTGAAGAATGGGTACGTAGGCTACCAGAAGTTGTTAGGCGTTTGGAGGAACGCATCTTCAAGGATTCTACAAGG gatatttatttgaatttagcTCTGGAACCAGTTGAACACCATTTATTCTCTGTAATAAAGAATGTTCTCAACAACAATCGGCCCTTATCACATCATATCACATCTTCCGCTAGTAGTACAACGAGTCCAACTCCTGGTATATTGAACAATGGCAGCACTAATGCTGCAACTTCAGTTCAATTAGAGAACCCTACAATTACTGCCACCGGCACTATTGTTGCAACTCAGACCACAGCAAACATGGGAAACTTAATATCAACTACAAATGGTCCAACTGATGCTGGAAATAACGCTTCCCTCAATACCTCAGATG GAACTGTTTCTAATGGTTACCAGCACCAAGCTGCCAATTTTGGTCTTGGTTCATGCACAAGTAGTGTAATGTCATCAACAAGCATACAAAGACAATTTAGTCAAATGATACCAACTCCTGCAATTGATAATCAAAAGGCAGTATCTGCAAACTCTGAGTTTTCTGATGGAGCTGGATTTAATAGCACTGAGTCTACAGTGGCTCTTCGGTCATTCCAACAAAAGCAATTTTTTGCGAGTCAAAGCAGCCATATATTGCATAGTCTTGGTGCTCAAATTGGTGCTGAAATGAGGTCCAATGTTCTGCACAAGAGTTCCCCTTATGGGTTCTCAAATGGACTTGTAAATGGTGCATTAGGATTAATTGGGAACAACATGCAACTAAGTCGGCCTGCAGCATCTGAGAGTTTCCTGAGCCCAAATATTTATGCTAGTTCTCCAAAGCCTCTGCAGCAGAACATTGAGCGGCAACATCACCATTCAAGGATGCCAA CATCATTATCGCAACAAATATCACCTATGATTACTGATGATTATACAGTGAAGACGACTGATGAGATCCTTCATAGATCTGATTCATCTGGTTTGTCTGTTATGAACAACATGAATTCTGTAAGTTTGCATCTACAGTCAAGAGCAAACTCAGGGTTGCTAAATCATCATGCGAGTTTACAGTCTATGCAACTTCCTCTGAATACAAGACCTCAGTTGCTTGATCATTCAGAGAAAACGAATTACCGGTCATCCCAATCTACCACGGAGCTTCTGCTTCAATCACAACAGCATTTGCAGCAATCTCCACAGCAGCCTAATCAAGcttatgcacagtttgttcataaCCAGCTCCAACTACCACAGAGACATCAGCAAAGCATGCAGAACCAACAACTAACACTAAAGAATGGTCCTTTGAGAAAGTCTTCAATGACTTCAAATGTTGGTGAGCAGCTAGTGGCTGCTCATGCGAATGTGGCCTGTTCTGAATCTTTGAGTCTGTCAGCAGCTCAACAGGTCCAATCTTCAGAATTACAGACTCGACACCAGCCAAATACTTTTGCTGAAGGTCATTCTAAAAGTGCTCAATTTCTTGGTTACTTGCCCAGCTGTCAAGATTTTCAAGTTTCTGTCTCAGAGGACTCGCAGCAGTTGTTGCATCCACACCTGCAGTCTGATGGTGTTTTGGATAACTTTGGATGGATATCTAGTGGATCGCAAGCAGAACTCATGCAGTTTCAGTGGCATCCTCAATCATTACAGAAAGTGCAAATGCCAGAGAAACCATCATGCCAACTTCAGGAGGAGTTTCATCAAAGAAGAACAGGTCAAGATAAAGCTCCGCAATCTCATCTCTCTGCTAGAGAAGTGAATTATAGACGTGACAAATCTATGAGgcaacataattatttgaaacaaATGAGGTGGCTATTGTTTCTGCATCATGCTCGCAGGTGTCCATCAATAAAGGGACTGTGTAAAGAAGCTAACTGCACAAAAGCTCAGGAGCTAGTTGTGCATATGGATATCTGTAACAGTGAGCAGTGTAAGTTTCCACGTTGTTTCCAATCTAGGAAACTTGTCGAGCATATCCGTAATTGCCAAGCAGCTGATTGTCCTGTCTGCATTCCAGTACGTGATCGTATAGCAGCAAACTATAAGGCACATGCTTGTGCTTTGTCTGATACTGTTTTGATGAGTGAAATAAAAATATGTGCTAATGGAATAAAAACAGATACAATTCCTCCTGAATATTCCGAGGACAGTCAGCCTGCATCTAAGCGCGTGAAGATTCAAAATATATCTCTTTTTCCTAACAGTGAAGCTTTGGAAGTCTGTGTTCCTTCTGGGAATGAGCAATATGATTTCCAGGAGGCACAGGCCCCAGAGTGCAAACAAACCATTGTGAAGATATCTGCTAATTCTGAGGTCATTGTTAAAATGGAAGAACCTTCTGGTCCTGGACAAGAAAAATTACCAATTTTTGGCAGTGATATCAATGAGAATATGAGTTTTACGAGCTGTGAAAAGGACAACAGTGTTTCTAACCCTGTCAACTCTCATGTCAAGCAGGAAACTATGGTAGTTGATATGCTGTTGGATCAGGTTGCCTCTGGAGTCAAGCAGAATCCAGATAACCAATCAACAGACCAAGTAACTGTAAGTAAATCAGGGAAGCCAAAGATCAAAGGAGTCTCGTTGATTGAATTGTTCACTCCGGAACAAATTAAGGAGCATATAATTGGTCTGAGGCAATGGATTGGTCAG AGTAAGGCCAAAGCTGAAAGGAATCAAGCAATGGAGTGCTTGATGACTGAGAACTCGTGCCAGCTTTGTGCAGTGGAAAAACTCATTTTTGAGCCCCCTCCAATATATTGTTCTCGATGTGGTGCTCGAATAAAGCGAAATGCATTTTATTATACAATTGGAAGTGGTGAAACCCGTCTCTACGTTTGTACACCATGCTATAATGAGGCTCGAGGTGACACTATAGAAGCTGAAGGATCTACATTCTTAAAGACAAAGCTTGAGAAGAAGAGAAATGATGAGGAAACTGAAGAATGG TGGGTGCAATGTGATAAATGTGAAACTTGGCAACATCAAATATGTGCTCTATTTAATGGTCGAAGAAATGATGGAGAAGCCGAATACACTTGCCCTAGTTGCTACATGCAGGAGATAGAAAGTGGTGAACGCAAGCCCTTGCCCCAGAGTGCTGTTCTTGGTGCAAAAGATTTGCCAAGAACTTTTCTCAGTGATCACATAGAACAACGGCTTTTTAAACGGCTTAAGCAGGAGAGGCAAGAGAGATCCAGGCATCTTGGGAAAACTTTTGATGAG GTGCCATCAGCTGAAGGGCTTGTAGTTAGGGTTGTATCATCTGTTGACAAAAAATTGGAAGTAAAGCAGCAATTTCTCGAGATATTTCAGGAGGAAAATTACCCTAAAGAGTTTCCCTATAAATCCAAG GCTATATTGTTGTTTCAGAAGATAGAAGGTGTAGAAGTATGCCTATTTGGGATGTATGTTCAAGAATTTAGTTCAGAATGCTCTTTCCCTAACCAACGGCGTGTCTATCTTTCATATTTAGATTCCGTCAAGTACTTCAGGCCTGAAATCAAAACAGTGACTGGGGAAGCTTTACGGACTTTTGTTTATCATGAAATTCTG ATTGGATATCTTGAATATTGCAAGAAACGGGGGTTCACCAGTTGTTACATTTGGGCTTGCCCTCCTTTGAAGGGTGAAGACTACATACTGTACTGCCACCCTGAGATTCAGAAGACCCCAAAATCTGACAAACTCAGGGAATG GTACTTAACTATGCTTCGAAAAGCTGCTAAGGAGAATATTGCAGTTGACCTGACTAACTTGTATGATCATTTCTTTGTAACTATGGGGGAGAGCAAGGCTAAAGTAACCGCAGCTCGTTTGCCATATTTTGATGGAGATTATTGGCCTGGTGCAGCTGAGGATATGATTACCCAACTTCGCCACGAGGAAGATTGTAGAAAACAACTAAAGAAAGGAAAAACGAAAAAGACTATTATGAAAAGGGCTTTAAAAGCTGTTGGTCAAACTGATCTTTCTGGAAACGCTTCTAAGGATGCATTGTTGATGCAAAAA CTTGGTGAAACCATATGCCCTATGAAGGAAGATTTTATAATGGTCCATTTGCAGTATGCTTGCACCCATTGTTGCATACTTATGGTATCTGGGACACGATGGGTCTGCAGTCAATGCAAAAACTTTCAACTTTGTGACAA GTGCCACGAAGCAGAACAAAGAGTTGATGAAAGGGATAGACATCCTACTAATAGTAGGGAAAAGCATACTCTGTATCCA GTTGAAATAAATGATGTCGCTCAGGATACAAAAGACAAAGATGATATCTTAGAAAGTGAATTTTTTGACACCAGGCAGGCATTTCTGAGTCTTTGTCAAGGAAACCATTATCAATATGATACTCTTCGCCGTGCTAagcattcatcaatgatggttttatATCACCTCCATAATCCTACTGCGCCTGCATTTGTGACCACATGCCTTGTCTGCCATCATGATATTGAATCTGGTCACGGCTGGCGTTGTGAAATTTGTCcggattttgatgtatgcaatacttgttatCAAAAAGGTGGTATCGATCATCCTCATATGTTGACTAATCATCCATCGATGGTTGATCATGATGCACAAAACAAAGAAGCTCGGGCAAAACGAGTCTTACAG CTTAGGAAAATGCTAGATCTTTTGGTCCATGCTTCGCAATGTCGCTCTCCTCAATGTCAATATCCTAACTGCCGTAAAGTTAAAGGTCTTTTCCGGCATGGTATACAATGCAAGATACGTGCTTCAGGCGGTTGTGTTCTGTGTAAAAAGATGTGGTATCTCCTTCAAATACACTCTCGTGCTTGTAAAGAATCAGACTGCGGTGTACCGCGATGCAG AGATCTGAAAGAACATTTGAGAAGGTTGCAGCAGCAATCTGATTCCCGGCGGAGGGCTGCAGTCATGGAGATGATGAGACAGCGTGCTGCTGAGGTTGCTGCGAATACCAATTAG